From Hoplias malabaricus isolate fHopMal1 chromosome 11, fHopMal1.hap1, whole genome shotgun sequence, a single genomic window includes:
- the mc1r gene encoding melanocyte-stimulating hormone receptor translates to MNETLHHHFSPPLPEARNGSLNGSTGDGVNDTGIAQIMIPQELFLLLGLVSLVENILVVAAIVKNRNLHSPMYYFICCLAVSDMLVSVSNVVETLFMLLTEHGVLAVTARMLRHLDNVIDVMICSSVVSSLSFLCTIAADRYVTIFYALRYHSIVTTRRAVAVIVLVWISSLTSSSLFIVYHTDDAVVACLVTFFGLALVFTAALYLHMFVLARVHSRRIRALNKTRPSARAAATAAATSMKGAVTLTILLGVFVVCWGPFFLHLVLILTCPTNPYCKCYFSHFNLFLILIICNSLIDPLIYAYRSQELRKTLKELVLCSWCSVM, encoded by the coding sequence ATGAACGAGACACTGCACCATCACTTCTCTCCGCCGCTCCCGGAGGCGCGTAACGGCTCTCTGAACGGCTCGACCGGGGACGGGGTGAATGACACGGGGATCGCGCAGATTATGATTCCACAGGAGCTCTTCCTGCTGCTGGGGCTCGTGAGTCTGGTGGAGAACATCCTGGTGGTCGCAGCCATCGTGAAGAACCGCAACCTGCACTCGCCCATGTACTACTTCATCTGCTGCCTGGCCGTGTCCGACATGCTCGTGAGCGTCAGTAACGTGGTGGAGACCCTCTTCATGTTGCTGACCGAGCACGGCGTGCTGGCGGTGACCGCGCGCATGCTGCGTCACCTGGACAACGTCATCGACGTGATGATCTGCAGCTCGGTGGTGTCGTCCCTCTCTTTCCTGTGCACGATCGCCGCCGATCGCTACGTCACCATTTTTTACGCGTTGCGCTACCACAGCATCGTGACCACGCGCCGCGCCGTGGCCGTTATCGTGCTCGTGTGGATCTCGAGTCTCACGTCCAGCTCGCTCTTCATCGTCTACCACACAGACGACGCCGTGGTGGCGTGTCTGGTCACCTTCTTCGGCCTCGCGCTCGTCTTCACCGCCGCGCTCTACCTGCACATGTTCGTGCTGGCGCGCGTGCACTCTCGTCGCATCCGCGCGCTCAACAAGACCCGGCCCTCGGCGAGAGCGGCGGCCACGGCTGCAGCCACGAGCATGAAGGGCGCCGTCACGCTCACCATCCTGCTGGGGGTCTTCGTTGTGTGCTGGGGGCCCTTCTTCTTGCACCTCGTGCTCATCCTCACGTGCCCAACCAACCCGTACTGCAAGTGCTACTTCAGCCACTTCAACCTCTTCCTCATCCTCATAATTTGCAACTCTCTTATAGACCCCCTTATCTATGCCTACCGGAGCCAGGAGCTCAGGAAGACCCTCAAAGAGCTCGTCCTCTGCTCCTGGTGCTCTGTGATGTGA